The genomic window AGCAACAGTTATTTAATTCTTACTCGAGGATCCAAAATTCCATATGTAATGTCAACGAGAATATTCACCACTACAAATATTAGCGCAAACACCAACGTTGCACCCATCACTACAGGAAGGTCCATTTTACCTAGTGCTAGTACTATCTCTAATCCTATTCCTTTCCAATCAAATATAAACTCAACAAAGATGGCACCTGCCATTAAGCTTGCAAACCAACCTGATACTGTTGTAATAACAGGATTTAATGCATTCTTCAACGCATGCTTTACGATAACATTAAATTTACTTAATCCCTTAGCAGATGCCGTACGAATGTAATCCATCGCTAAAACTTCAAGCATAGAATTGCGCGTAAGCTGAACAACCACAGCCAAAGGCCTCATACCAAGAGTCAAAGTCGGTAAAATTAAATTTTTCAAAGCTAATACTTCACCTTCAAAAGGATCTATCTCGTAAAGATTACCATGCATATTTAGTCCTGTCAAATCAGATAAAACATAACCGAATACATAAGCAATAATTATTCCGGAAAAAAAAGAAGGTAAAGACATGCCTAAAACTGATATAACGAGAAGCGCCCTATCAATAAACGAATCCTTATTAATGGCCATTATTATTCCCAATATTATTCCTAAAACAGTTGCAATAAGCATCGAAGAAACCGCCAACAAAGCGGTTTTAGGCATCCTTTCAGCAATTATCTCAGAGACTTTCTTTTTTGTTTGGTAGGACCTTCTTAAATATGGCCATTTTGCTACTATAGTTTTTGAATCACTAAGAGCAAACAGCTCAACATATTCATATTTGTCTTCATTAAGGTATATAAAACTGTCTTCGTCTTTAGTCTCATGTAAAGAAACCGGACATAAATCATTCAAATACATGATGTACTGCATTGGCAATGGTTTATCTCGCCCTAGATCCTTGTTAATCATTTTAATCAATTCTACATCTGCATGCTTACCAAGTACCATACGAGCGGGGTCCCCTGGCAGTACATTAAACAGTATAAATACCACTGTAGTTACTCCAAAGAGAACCCAGAACCCATAAAAAAGACGCTTAAGAATAAATTCTATCAACTGGCTTTGTTTTTAATCTCTTCAATATCTGACATAGAAGGTAAATTCTTATAATGCCATTTCCCTAAGATTCTACCATTCCGCATCATAACCAATCCTGGGTTAGATCTAATAATCGTTTTCAAGGTTGTTTCATCTGCCGAATAATATGGAAACATCGATTGATTCTCATGACGAAATTCCTGCACATTATTGTCTAAGGATGCGGATATCCCTTTAAAATCAAATCCTGATGCGGCAATTTTGTCTACCAACTCGTTAATTTCTTTTTGGGCTCCTACGTTGCTTTGGTTTATTTGATATGCGACTAGCATAAAACTCACCTCTTCGTTGTTCAGTATTTCATCATTTACATCCTCTCCTTGCATATTAGAGATAATAAAATCATGAATGGGCGGATGATAGCCTTCCTTTATTAAATTGGTTATTGTCTCCCCTTTTAATATCTCCAAATCTTTATTCTCCCACAATCTATCCGACAAATACACCTTACTATCTACATCCGACACTACCCCCGTAGATTTGCTTTTTATCTTGTAAATAGTTTGATATTCATCAATTGGCGCACCTTCGGGAACAACCATTTGTTCTGTAATACTCTTTCCAACAGCATACGGTCTAAAGTCTTTTATCGGTAAATGATTCAAACAAAATAGAGCAAAGTATAACGAGATAACGGCAGTTAATGCACCCATTATCCATTCTTCTATTTCGTTATTGATAAACATTTTCACGAGCACAAGAAACAACCCGAGTAACGCCGTAAAATAAATAGGAAAAGCCCAAGTATTATTTAGAATGAACAGACAAAAAACAGCTATAAAAACAACTGCCCCTGTTAAGTAATACTTGTTTTGTTCTGATGTGTTGCTATCGATATTCTTTCTATTAAAAAACAAAACCGAGATAAAAAAAGTTAAGACAACATCTTTTGAAAAGGATTCCCATGGTGTAAGTTTAAGAGCATCTCCAAAACAACCACAGTCTGTTACTTTTTCAAAATAAGCGGAAAACCAGGTTAAGAAGGTAAAAAAAAGAATCATACCCAACAGAGAATTTGAAACTAGTTTCATTTTGGCTCCAAATAAACAAGCTACACCAAGTACAATTTCCACAATACAGATAAAAACAGCTAAAGGAAGAGCAAGGTCTCCCAACCATACAAACCCAAGAACGTCTTCAGAAAAATACTCAGCGAGTTTATATGAAAAACCTAATGGATCATTGGCTTTTATCAACCCCGAAACTATAAATAAGGCTCCGACCAAAATACGAGAAACGAGTAATAACAGCTTCATTATTAAATAATAATTTTGGTGTTGGTTGGTCTATGATTCACCCTGCTCATCAAGCCGGATCATAGCAAAAATAGCATAATTAATAATATCG from Flavobacteriales bacterium includes these protein-coding regions:
- a CDS encoding ABC transporter permease; translation: MIEFILKRLFYGFWVLFGVTTVVFILFNVLPGDPARMVLGKHADVELIKMINKDLGRDKPLPMQYIMYLNDLCPVSLHETKDEDSFIYLNEDKYEYVELFALSDSKTIVAKWPYLRRSYQTKKKVSEIIAERMPKTALLAVSSMLIATVLGIILGIIMAINKDSFIDRALLVISVLGMSLPSFFSGIIIAYVFGYVLSDLTGLNMHGNLYEIDPFEGEVLALKNLILPTLTLGMRPLAVVVQLTRNSMLEVLAMDYIRTASAKGLSKFNVIVKHALKNALNPVITTVSGWFASLMAGAIFVEFIFDWKGIGLEIVLALGKMDLPVVMGATLVFALIFVVVNILVDITYGILDPRVRIK
- a CDS encoding DoxX family protein — encoded protein: MKLLLLVSRILVGALFIVSGLIKANDPLGFSYKLAEYFSEDVLGFVWLGDLALPLAVFICIVEIVLGVACLFGAKMKLVSNSLLGMILFFTFLTWFSAYFEKVTDCGCFGDALKLTPWESFSKDVVLTFFISVLFFNRKNIDSNTSEQNKYYLTGAVVFIAVFCLFILNNTWAFPIYFTALLGLFLVLVKMFINNEIEEWIMGALTAVISLYFALFCLNHLPIKDFRPYAVGKSITEQMVVPEGAPIDEYQTIYKIKSKSTGVVSDVDSKVYLSDRLWENKDLEILKGETITNLIKEGYHPPIHDFIISNMQGEDVNDEILNNEEVSFMLVAYQINQSNVGAQKEINELVDKIAASGFDFKGISASLDNNVQEFRHENQSMFPYYSADETTLKTIIRSNPGLVMMRNGRILGKWHYKNLPSMSDIEEIKNKAS